In a single window of the Paenibacillus sp. MMS20-IR301 genome:
- a CDS encoding sensor histidine kinase: protein MNKPKDFFFPQRPQPRKRSKIRVSSKLRSIQLIIMLTFTAVTVAVAVIVSIMLYGKFARTAEENANLNMQQIIEQVNYNLELYVKGMSSIFETAEQQITTSESIDSPLLYERMDTLMSSREDLVSMAMFTPQGQYVVGTPGQRMRLNTQLESQSWFTTAKRTSEISYSAPHIQNLFKGKYTWVVSISKMIQYMEHGELKTGILLLDFNFRTIDELSKQVKLGKRGYAYILDPLGNIVYHPQQQLIYAGLKYENVEPVLEYAFRSYLDESTGEKRFITVRTLAQTGWKIVGVAYYDEIVTTKRDLNQFLAWFLAVVLVCVIAVSVLLSWLIASPIRKLERTVKQVGEGDLNTPINVSGAYEVEQLSKRFNMMLQRIRQLMDQIIYEQETKRKGELEVLQSQINPHFLYNTLNSVIRLAERGKTDEVVTMIQSLSKFFRISLSKGKNFITMQEELDHIRHYLVIQSFRFKNKFRYEINAQEEVLQYQTIKLILQPIVENALYHGIEMLPDEGLISISAVLQEGLVVIRISDNGLGMSKETMNVLLSGGVKSEGGSGVGVRNVNERIGLYYGREYGLTFESELEEGTTVTIIFPARLTEEAPEAKKEETDL from the coding sequence ATGAACAAGCCGAAGGACTTTTTCTTCCCGCAGCGCCCGCAGCCCCGGAAACGGAGCAAAATCCGCGTATCCTCCAAGCTGCGGAGCATTCAGCTTATTATTATGCTGACCTTCACTGCAGTTACTGTAGCCGTTGCGGTAATCGTCAGCATTATGCTGTACGGGAAGTTTGCCAGGACGGCGGAGGAGAATGCCAATCTCAATATGCAGCAGATTATCGAGCAGGTGAATTATAATCTGGAGCTGTATGTCAAAGGGATGAGCAGTATTTTTGAAACGGCGGAGCAGCAGATTACAACCAGTGAATCGATAGACTCGCCGCTGCTCTATGAACGGATGGATACGCTGATGAGCAGCCGGGAGGATCTGGTGTCCATGGCCATGTTCACGCCGCAGGGTCAATATGTCGTAGGCACCCCGGGGCAGCGCATGCGCCTGAACACACAGCTGGAGAGTCAAAGCTGGTTCACCACAGCCAAGCGGACCTCGGAGATATCCTATTCCGCCCCGCATATTCAGAATTTGTTCAAAGGCAAGTACACCTGGGTCGTGTCCATCAGCAAGATGATTCAATATATGGAGCACGGTGAACTGAAAACCGGCATTCTGCTGCTGGATTTCAACTTCCGGACGATTGATGAGCTGAGCAAGCAGGTGAAGCTCGGCAAAAGAGGATACGCTTACATCCTTGATCCGCTCGGGAACATTGTTTACCATCCGCAGCAGCAGCTGATCTATGCCGGCCTGAAGTATGAGAATGTGGAGCCGGTGCTTGAGTATGCCTTCCGCAGCTACCTGGATGAATCCACGGGAGAGAAGCGGTTTATTACGGTGCGTACCCTGGCCCAGACCGGCTGGAAGATTGTCGGGGTTGCCTACTACGATGAGATCGTTACGACCAAACGTGATCTCAACCAGTTCCTGGCCTGGTTCCTGGCAGTTGTCCTTGTCTGTGTTATTGCCGTGTCGGTGCTGCTGTCTTGGCTGATTGCCAGCCCGATCCGCAAGCTGGAGCGCACGGTCAAGCAGGTGGGTGAGGGGGACCTCAATACACCGATTAATGTCAGCGGTGCCTATGAGGTGGAGCAGCTGTCAAAGCGTTTCAATATGATGCTGCAGCGCATCCGCCAGCTGATGGATCAGATTATCTATGAGCAGGAGACCAAGCGTAAAGGGGAACTCGAAGTATTGCAGTCGCAGATTAATCCCCATTTCCTGTACAATACGCTGAATTCGGTCATCCGGCTGGCTGAACGCGGCAAGACGGATGAAGTCGTGACCATGATCCAGTCGCTTTCGAAGTTTTTCCGGATCAGCCTGAGCAAAGGGAAGAATTTCATTACGATGCAGGAGGAGCTGGATCACATCCGCCATTATCTGGTGATTCAAAGCTTCCGCTTCAAAAACAAGTTCCGCTATGAGATCAATGCGCAGGAAGAAGTGCTGCAATATCAGACGATTAAGCTGATTCTTCAGCCTATTGTTGAGAATGCTCTATATCACGGCATCGAAATGCTGCCTGATGAAGGACTGATCTCGATCAGCGCTGTGCTGCAGGAAGGGCTTGTTGTAATCCGTATCAGTGACAACGGGCTCGGGATGTCCAAGGAAACGATGAATGTCCTGCTCTCTGGCGGCGTCAAGAGTGAAGGCGGTTCAGGGGTCGGGGTGCGGAATGTCAATGAACGGATTGGACTGTATTACGGGCGTGAATACGGGCTTACGTTCGAGAGTGAGCTTGAAGAGGGCACGACGGTGACCATTATTTTCCCGGCCCGCCTGACCGAAGAGGCACCGGAAGCGAAGAAGGAGGAGACTGATCTGTGA
- a CDS encoding substrate-binding domain-containing protein — protein sequence MKSIRFWLTLLLCSVLWVSVSSCFNSSPAYISTNKTRNIHLIVKMNKGDYWNTVKLGAEAAAKEFNVKLTFKAPDSESDIDEQVTMVEDSIKEKADVIILAASSYMGLAQVVDQAAYSKIPVISVDAEVGSARVQTYVGSNGYEAGQKSAERLIQLLNGYGEIGIVNFTNASVNTGNTSSGSTGSIDFGARDADEREKGFLNYAARYTNVKVVQISYTSSSTADAEALTREMVANHPNLRGIATLNEIASQGAAKVIQNSGLDNIKMVAFDSSPSMMELLQEGTVQATVIQNPFSNGYLAVKYAVEALEGVAVPERVDTGTKLIDLENMLWPENQKLLFPFVR from the coding sequence GTGAAAAGCATACGTTTTTGGCTGACCCTGCTCCTGTGCAGTGTATTATGGGTCTCTGTCTCTTCCTGCTTCAATTCGTCACCGGCCTACATCAGCACGAATAAGACGCGTAATATCCATCTGATTGTCAAGATGAACAAAGGGGATTACTGGAATACGGTCAAGCTGGGAGCAGAGGCTGCAGCCAAGGAGTTCAATGTCAAGCTGACCTTCAAAGCGCCGGATTCAGAGAGTGACATCGATGAACAGGTAACGATGGTCGAGGATTCCATTAAGGAGAAGGCGGACGTCATCATTCTCGCTGCCAGCAGCTACATGGGACTGGCACAGGTAGTAGACCAGGCGGCTTATTCCAAAATCCCCGTGATCTCGGTCGATGCGGAGGTCGGGTCGGCCAGAGTCCAGACTTATGTCGGCTCAAACGGCTATGAGGCCGGGCAGAAGTCAGCGGAACGGCTGATTCAGCTGTTGAACGGCTATGGCGAGATCGGGATTGTCAATTTTACCAATGCTTCTGTGAATACCGGCAATACCAGCTCGGGGTCCACAGGAAGTATTGATTTCGGAGCCCGGGATGCGGACGAGCGGGAGAAGGGATTCCTTAACTATGCAGCCCGTTATACGAATGTGAAGGTTGTGCAGATCTCGTATACCTCTTCCAGTACTGCAGATGCGGAAGCTCTGACCCGGGAGATGGTGGCAAACCATCCTAATCTGCGCGGCATTGCCACATTGAATGAAATTGCTTCCCAGGGAGCGGCCAAAGTAATACAAAATTCAGGGTTGGACAATATAAAGATGGTTGCGTTTGACAGCTCTCCCTCCATGATGGAGCTGCTGCAGGAAGGGACGGTTCAGGCTACGGTTATCCAGAATCCGTTCAGCAACGGATATCTGGCTGTGAAATATGCAGTGGAAGCTCTTGAGGGCGTAGCTGTACCGGAGCGCGTGGATACCGGCACCAAGCTGATTGATCTGGAGAATATGCTGTGGCCGGAGAATCAGAAGCTGCTGTTTCCGTTTGTCAGATAG
- a CDS encoding galactose ABC transporter substrate-binding protein, with amino-acid sequence MKKITSVLLASALLGAALAGCGGNNNAANTGNTANTGNTANTTNSGAAETPKVGVAIYKFDDTFMTGVRNAIDSAAKGIATVDIVDSQNSQPTQNDKVDLFITKKYDGMLINPVDRTAAGVIIDKAKTADIPVVFLNREPLPEDMKKWDKVYYVGAKAEESGTMSGQLIVDYWKAHPEADKNGDGVLQYVMLKGEPGHQDAELRTTYSIQAIEDAGIKVEKLAEDTAMWDRVKGQEKMAAFLGSHGDKIEAVLANNDDMALGAIEALKAQGYFSGDKYMPVVGVDATAPAVQALQDGTMLGTVLNDANNQGKAAIVLASLLAKGETPTKENVGFDITDNQYVWISYKKITKDNVADAK; translated from the coding sequence ATGAAAAAAATCACTTCCGTTCTACTCGCTAGTGCATTGCTTGGTGCTGCTCTTGCAGGCTGCGGCGGCAACAACAACGCAGCTAACACTGGTAACACCGCTAATACAGGAAACACTGCTAACACAACTAACTCCGGTGCTGCTGAAACTCCAAAAGTGGGCGTAGCCATTTACAAATTCGACGACACCTTCATGACGGGTGTCCGCAACGCAATCGATTCCGCTGCCAAAGGGATTGCCACTGTGGATATCGTAGACAGCCAGAACTCCCAGCCTACCCAAAACGACAAGGTGGATCTGTTCATCACCAAAAAATATGACGGCATGCTGATCAACCCGGTTGACCGCACCGCTGCCGGCGTGATCATCGACAAAGCCAAAACAGCTGACATTCCGGTTGTCTTCCTGAACCGCGAACCGCTTCCAGAGGATATGAAGAAATGGGATAAAGTGTACTATGTAGGTGCTAAAGCAGAAGAATCCGGCACCATGTCCGGCCAACTGATTGTAGACTACTGGAAGGCTCACCCTGAAGCTGACAAGAACGGCGACGGCGTACTGCAATACGTAATGCTCAAAGGCGAACCGGGACACCAGGATGCTGAGCTGCGTACTACGTACTCCATCCAGGCGATCGAAGATGCCGGTATCAAGGTTGAGAAGCTTGCTGAAGATACAGCCATGTGGGACCGCGTAAAAGGTCAAGAAAAAATGGCAGCCTTCCTCGGCTCCCACGGCGACAAGATCGAAGCCGTTCTGGCCAACAATGATGACATGGCTCTCGGCGCAATCGAAGCCCTGAAGGCTCAAGGCTACTTCTCTGGCGACAAATACATGCCGGTTGTAGGCGTTGACGCAACAGCTCCTGCGGTTCAAGCGCTGCAAGACGGAACCATGCTCGGAACCGTACTGAACGATGCCAACAACCAAGGTAAAGCGGCAATCGTGCTGGCTTCCCTGCTGGCTAAGGGCGAAACGCCTACCAAAGAAAACGTAGGCTTCGACATCACTGACAACCAATATGTATGGATCTCCTACAAAAAGATCACTAAAGATAACGTAGCTGACGCTAAGTAA
- a CDS encoding sugar ABC transporter ATP-binding protein, translating into MANTEFLLEMNGITKEFPGVKALDGVSIKVRPGSVHALMGENGAGKSTLMKCLFGIYSPDAGEIFLDGEKASISNSNDALKHGISMIHQELHPVPFRSVMENIWLGRFPTKGIGPIQFIDHKKMFTDTENLFKDLDIDLNPETLVGKLSVSKVQSIEIAKAVSFHSRVIVMDEPTSSLTSVEVEHLFRIIRDLQKRGVAIIYISHKMEEILEISDEVTIMRDGKKIGTWPSAELTTDLIISRMVGRDLTNRFPERSNVPGEVFMKVEGLTSPEPRSFKDVSFELRRGEILGVGGLVGAQRTEVIEALFGLRAIKSGSISIAGKKVKINSPQDAKKHGLALLTEERRVTGIFPVLSVHENGAIANLDRYKTPYFLLNGRKKKAEVDKMIEKLRTKTPTTKTQIMNLSGGNQQKVLLARWLLTEPEVLLLDEPTRGIDVGAKFEIYTIIADLAKQGKSIIMISSEMPELLGMSDRVMVMSEGRLTGILEGEQATETEVMRLAAQH; encoded by the coding sequence ATGGCAAATACGGAGTTTTTGCTGGAAATGAACGGCATTACCAAAGAATTTCCCGGCGTTAAGGCGCTGGACGGAGTCAGTATCAAGGTAAGACCGGGTTCAGTTCATGCACTCATGGGCGAAAACGGCGCAGGCAAATCTACATTAATGAAATGTCTCTTTGGAATTTATTCGCCGGATGCCGGCGAGATCTTTCTGGATGGTGAGAAAGCAAGCATCTCGAACTCCAACGATGCACTCAAGCACGGAATCTCGATGATTCACCAGGAGCTGCACCCCGTACCCTTCCGCAGCGTCATGGAGAACATCTGGCTAGGACGTTTTCCGACCAAGGGCATCGGACCCATTCAGTTCATTGACCACAAAAAAATGTTCACGGACACGGAAAATTTATTTAAAGATCTGGATATCGATCTGAATCCCGAAACTTTGGTGGGCAAGCTGTCCGTATCCAAGGTCCAATCCATTGAAATCGCGAAGGCTGTCTCTTTTCATTCACGCGTCATTGTCATGGATGAACCAACCTCTTCCCTGACCAGTGTAGAAGTTGAGCATTTGTTCCGGATTATCCGGGATTTGCAAAAAAGAGGCGTAGCTATTATCTATATATCTCACAAGATGGAAGAGATTCTGGAAATCTCTGATGAAGTAACCATCATGCGTGACGGTAAAAAGATCGGAACCTGGCCGTCTGCTGAGCTGACTACGGACCTGATTATCTCCCGGATGGTCGGCCGTGATCTGACGAACCGTTTCCCTGAACGCAGCAATGTGCCGGGTGAGGTGTTCATGAAGGTGGAAGGACTAACTTCACCGGAGCCCAGATCCTTTAAGGATGTCTCCTTTGAGCTAAGACGCGGTGAAATTCTTGGTGTCGGCGGTCTCGTCGGCGCGCAGCGTACCGAAGTCATTGAAGCGTTGTTTGGTCTTCGGGCTATCAAATCCGGATCGATCTCCATCGCCGGCAAGAAGGTCAAGATCAACTCCCCGCAGGATGCCAAGAAGCATGGACTGGCTCTATTGACCGAAGAACGTCGTGTAACAGGGATATTCCCAGTTTTATCTGTGCACGAGAACGGAGCCATTGCCAACCTGGACCGTTATAAAACCCCCTACTTCCTGCTGAACGGCCGGAAGAAGAAGGCTGAAGTGGATAAGATGATCGAGAAGCTGCGAACCAAGACACCAACGACCAAGACGCAGATCATGAATCTCTCCGGCGGTAACCAGCAGAAGGTACTGCTGGCCAGATGGCTGCTCACCGAACCGGAAGTCCTGCTTCTGGATGAGCCGACCCGCGGGATCGATGTCGGGGCCAAATTCGAAATTTATACGATTATTGCCGACCTGGCGAAGCAGGGGAAAAGCATTATCATGATTTCATCGGAAATGCCGGAGCTGCTGGGGATGTCTGACCGGGTCATGGTCATGTCGGAGGGACGGCTTACAGGAATATTAGAAGGCGAGCAGGCTACGGAAACCGAAGTTATGCGACTCGCTGCACAGCATTAG
- the mglC gene encoding galactose/methyl galactoside ABC transporter permease MglC has product MNVKKAQSFVTQNAIYIVLVILIMGIIIYEPSFMSINTLRDVLIQSSTRVIIALGVAFILITAGTDLSAGRVVGFTAVISASMLQIPDYSRRFFPDLPQVQVWLPILIAIVAGLLCGLVNGIIVSKLNVPPFIATLGTMLIVYGLNSLYFDMDPNQSQPIGGLRPDFTKIGSGFIGSGQYSIPYIVLIALAVAAIVWVLFNKTKLGKNMYAIGGNMQAAKVSGINVSKNLIYIYAIAGALYGLAGVLEAARTGGATNNYGNMYELDAIAACVVGGVSTTGGIGTVPGVLVGVIIFTLINYGLTFIGISPYYQLIIKGLIIIAAVSFDMRKYSSKK; this is encoded by the coding sequence ATGAATGTTAAAAAAGCGCAGTCCTTTGTGACTCAAAACGCAATATACATCGTACTGGTTATTCTGATTATGGGGATCATCATCTACGAACCAAGCTTTATGTCCATCAACACTTTGCGTGACGTACTGATTCAGTCGTCTACCCGCGTAATCATCGCGCTGGGCGTAGCCTTTATCCTCATCACAGCCGGTACGGACTTGTCCGCAGGACGCGTAGTCGGGTTCACGGCGGTTATCTCCGCCTCCATGCTTCAGATACCGGATTACTCCCGCCGGTTCTTCCCTGATCTGCCGCAAGTGCAGGTATGGCTGCCCATCCTGATTGCCATTGTTGCCGGTCTGCTCTGCGGTCTCGTCAATGGGATTATCGTCTCGAAGCTCAATGTACCGCCATTTATCGCAACACTGGGCACCATGCTCATCGTATACGGACTGAACTCCCTGTACTTCGATATGGACCCGAACCAGTCGCAGCCGATCGGCGGCCTGCGCCCTGACTTCACCAAAATCGGCTCCGGCTTCATCGGCAGCGGCCAATATTCGATTCCCTACATCGTGCTTATAGCCCTGGCGGTCGCCGCCATCGTATGGGTGCTGTTCAACAAAACTAAGCTGGGCAAGAACATGTACGCTATCGGCGGCAACATGCAGGCAGCCAAGGTTTCCGGGATCAATGTATCCAAGAACCTGATCTACATCTACGCGATTGCCGGTGCCCTGTACGGTCTGGCTGGTGTGCTTGAAGCAGCAAGAACAGGCGGCGCAACCAACAACTATGGTAATATGTACGAGCTTGACGCTATCGCGGCCTGCGTAGTCGGCGGCGTATCCACAACCGGCGGTATCGGTACTGTTCCAGGCGTACTCGTCGGTGTTATCATCTTCACCCTGATTAACTACGGCTTAACCTTTATCGGCATCAGCCCTTACTACCAGCTGATTATCAAAGGCCTAATCATCATCGCGGCGGTATCGTTTGATATGCGTAAATACTCATCGAAGAAGTAA
- a CDS encoding WG repeat-containing protein, with product MLRIKLNELGKGNDNGLIMAEVWRWDGIGWNECIPQQEEDFIRADDDLFVTIPAEEGLYRVDYAKKPLEALIVLPEGEASALRAELLHPAPFRLKDGTLWGYINNEGRTVLEPRYEYAEDFQENGLAVVQYKNYSGLIDSNGREKVKPVYNFIGPFSEGRAVVSDAKGYTLIDERGKEVTSARYDYLNSLHEGRAMFSKQSNSGNSRYGYLDAQGKEVLPAVYLDASDFKDGTALVKTAEGEYALIDPQGTVLHTYKHPFVGNPGDGLLAFQATENGRYGYLRTDGSIAIQPQYTAALPFSEGRAVINTAENYGNAYGLIDKQGKAIIPASYYEVQQLGENRVALGTPLYADQPYRGSRYVIADALTGRILSTHPLLGVNNYQQGLASVYDAKDTYFIDKSGNKAAQPPVISGAGTLTFSGSLIRADIDQRTAYYDRRGKQVWRENGVIPLRPPYSVLEKKYKPNRDYLVYYPVVEGIAVTDVSRAVNDKLRSLSLAEGVGTGGAGQDFSYTGDFAVSFFRKNLLVLELSGYKYPFGAAHGMPTQIYEHINLRTGKFFSLSDLFKPGSKYVQKLSDIVGKQIATDPQYSYVFPDTYKGITADQPFYVDAEALYLYFEPYEIAPYAAGFPTFRIPYAEIMGLISTEGEFWQSFH from the coding sequence ATGCTGAGGATTAAGCTGAACGAGCTGGGAAAAGGGAATGACAACGGTCTGATTATGGCGGAAGTATGGCGGTGGGACGGGATTGGCTGGAATGAGTGCATTCCGCAGCAGGAGGAGGATTTCATCCGGGCGGATGATGATCTGTTCGTAACCATCCCGGCAGAGGAGGGATTATACCGTGTAGACTACGCCAAGAAGCCGCTGGAGGCGCTGATCGTGCTTCCGGAGGGGGAAGCCAGCGCCCTGCGCGCAGAGCTGCTGCATCCGGCCCCCTTCCGGCTGAAGGATGGGACGCTGTGGGGCTATATCAACAATGAGGGGCGGACTGTACTGGAGCCGCGTTATGAGTATGCCGAGGATTTTCAGGAGAACGGGCTGGCAGTTGTGCAATACAAGAATTACAGCGGCCTGATTGACTCGAACGGACGGGAGAAGGTCAAACCGGTCTATAACTTCATCGGCCCCTTTTCAGAAGGCCGGGCTGTGGTCTCTGATGCGAAGGGCTACACTTTGATCGACGAAAGAGGGAAAGAGGTCACGTCCGCACGTTACGATTATTTGAATTCACTGCATGAGGGCCGGGCAATGTTCTCTAAGCAGAGCAATAGCGGCAATTCCCGCTACGGTTATCTGGATGCCCAGGGCAAAGAAGTGCTGCCTGCAGTTTACCTGGATGCCAGTGATTTCAAAGACGGAACGGCCCTGGTCAAAACCGCCGAAGGCGAATACGCGCTGATTGATCCGCAGGGCACGGTGCTGCATACGTACAAACATCCATTTGTCGGCAACCCCGGGGATGGCCTGCTGGCTTTTCAGGCTACAGAGAACGGCAGATACGGGTATCTCCGCACCGACGGAAGCATAGCCATTCAGCCGCAGTACACAGCAGCACTGCCCTTTTCGGAGGGGCGGGCGGTCATTAACACGGCAGAGAATTACGGCAATGCCTATGGCCTGATCGACAAGCAGGGCAAAGCCATTATTCCGGCAAGCTATTATGAGGTTCAGCAGCTGGGCGAGAACCGCGTAGCGCTGGGAACTCCGCTGTATGCAGATCAGCCGTACCGCGGGTCACGTTATGTGATTGCGGATGCGCTGACCGGAAGAATACTCAGCACGCATCCGCTGCTCGGGGTGAACAACTATCAGCAGGGGCTGGCGTCGGTGTATGATGCCAAGGATACGTATTTTATCGACAAAAGCGGCAATAAAGCCGCCCAGCCGCCTGTTATCTCCGGCGCAGGGACGCTGACATTCAGCGGCAGCCTGATCCGGGCCGATATTGACCAGCGGACAGCCTACTATGACCGCAGAGGCAAACAGGTCTGGCGTGAGAACGGCGTTATTCCGCTCAGACCGCCATACTCTGTGCTGGAGAAGAAATATAAACCGAACCGCGATTATCTCGTTTACTATCCGGTAGTAGAAGGTATCGCCGTTACAGATGTGTCGAGAGCGGTCAATGATAAGCTGCGCAGCCTGTCGCTTGCTGAAGGAGTGGGCACGGGTGGTGCCGGGCAGGATTTCAGCTACACCGGCGATTTCGCGGTTTCCTTTTTCCGCAAGAACCTGCTGGTGTTAGAGCTGAGCGGCTACAAATATCCGTTTGGCGCTGCCCATGGGATGCCGACCCAAATCTATGAGCATATCAATTTGCGCACCGGTAAATTTTTCAGCCTGAGTGATTTATTCAAGCCGGGCAGCAAGTATGTGCAGAAGCTCAGCGATATTGTCGGCAAGCAGATTGCGACAGACCCGCAATATTCATATGTTTTCCCGGATACGTATAAGGGGATCACTGCGGATCAGCCCTTTTATGTGGATGCTGAAGCGCTGTATTTGTATTTTGAGCCTTACGAAATTGCCCCATATGCCGCAGGATTCCCGACCTTCCGGATTCCGTACGCAGAGATTATGGGCCTGATCTCCACAGAAGGTGAGTTCTGGCAGTCGTTTCATTAA